The following proteins are encoded in a genomic region of Necator americanus strain Aroian chromosome II, whole genome shotgun sequence:
- a CDS encoding hypothetical protein (NECATOR_CHRII.G7205.T1) yields the protein MAKASPTLQKGAVVQHIAKVHNLKGQRPEESMQSLARTIRFVTLNCRTLSSEFQQIAVSKVLRYLSVPFAALQETRMSDRPVISTEKFIIDCSDADKKKVGGSVVAVKNDYNKLMEEFGSTLPRCAFVRLRDRRARKRWIIGAHV from the coding sequence atggcgaaagcttcccctacattgcaaaaaggtgctgtcgtccagcacatcgccaaagtccacaacctgaaaggtcaacggCCTGAAGAGAGCATGCAATCTTTGGCAagaaccattcgtttcgtcacgctgaactgccggacACTGTCGAGTGAATTCCAACAAATTGCCGTGTCTAAAGTTTTGCGATACCTCTCTGTgccgtttgctgcactgcaggaaacacgcatgagtgatcggcccgtcatcagcaccGAAAAGTTCATCATAGACTGCAGCGATGCTGATAAGAAGAAGGTAGGTGGCTCCGTGGTAGCTGTGaagaacgattacaacaaactcatggaggaatttggctcaacgttgcctagatgcgccttcgtacgactgcgggatcgcagagcaCGTAAGCGCTGGATCATAGGTGCCCACgtttaa
- a CDS encoding hypothetical protein (NECATOR_CHRII.G7204.T1) codes for MTSNVRSSLVYELFIHAHRIYSVMFFIAMIFIYFYKGSVLPYQYHVRVLELLIILAFAPIEAIRLSWGSRGNLTETPVFLGFSILLSVPLLLILLYLAVFQNYVHKRERLGKHSQNFLGKGSDCISYTTLFPVFGMNAAKKLCVLLIEAIIVGVSSILVIIETIVGLALCATLSTGSS; via the exons ATGACATCAAATGTG aGGTCGTCGTTAGTCTATGAGCTTTTTATTCATGCCCACCGTATATATTCTGTGATGTTCTTCATTGCAAtgatttttatatatttctacaaag GTTCAGTTTTACCCTACCAATATCACGTACGTGTTCTAGAACTCCTGATAATACTTGCATTTGCACCGATTGAAGCTATACGACTATCGTGGG GAAGCCGAGGAAACTTGACGGAAACGCCGGTCTTTCTGGGATTCTCGATACTTCTTAGCGTTCCTTTGTTATTGATTCTCCTCTACTTGgccgtttttcagaactaTG TACACAAGAGGGAGAGACTCGGCAAGCATAGCCAGAATTTTCTTGGGAAAGGCAGCGATTGTATTTCCTACACAACTTTGTTCCCTGTATTTGGTATGAATGCTGCCAAAAAACTATGCG ttcttcttaTCGAGGCCATTATTGTTGGAGTAAGCAGTATCCTGGTGATCATCGAGACTATAGTCGGCCTTGCGTTGTGTGCCACACTTTCAAC TGGCAGCAGTTAG
- a CDS encoding hypothetical protein (NECATOR_CHRII.G7204.T4), whose amino-acid sequence MTSNVRSSLVYELFIHAHRIYSVMFFIAMIFIYFYKETPKVVYVPSDFLVEDPVKKPLLSVKASIGIDTSNCDCSVLPYQYHVRVLELLIILAFAPIEAIRLSWGSRGNLTETPVFLGFSILLSVPLLLILLYLAVFQNYVHKRERLGKHSQNFLGKGSDCISYTTLFPVFGMNAAKKLCVLLIEAIIVGVSSILVIIETIVGLALCATLSTGSS is encoded by the exons ATGACATCAAATGTG aGGTCGTCGTTAGTCTATGAGCTTTTTATTCATGCCCACCGTATATATTCTGTGATGTTCTTCATTGCAAtgatttttatatatttctacaaag AAACGCCCAAAGTTGTTTATGTGCCATCGGACTTTTTGGTAGAAGACCCCGTAAAAAAACCGCTGCTCTCCGTGAAG GCTTCGATCGGAATTGATACCTCTAACTGTGACT GTTCAGTTTTACCCTACCAATATCACGTACGTGTTCTAGAACTCCTGATAATACTTGCATTTGCACCGATTGAAGCTATACGACTATCGTGGG GAAGCCGAGGAAACTTGACGGAAACGCCGGTCTTTCTGGGATTCTCGATACTTCTTAGCGTTCCTTTGTTATTGATTCTCCTCTACTTGgccgtttttcagaactaTG TACACAAGAGGGAGAGACTCGGCAAGCATAGCCAGAATTTTCTTGGGAAAGGCAGCGATTGTATTTCCTACACAACTTTGTTCCCTGTATTTGGTATGAATGCTGCCAAAAAACTATGCG ttcttcttaTCGAGGCCATTATTGTTGGAGTAAGCAGTATCCTGGTGATCATCGAGACTATAGTCGGCCTTGCGTTGTGTGCCACACTTTCAAC TGGCAGCAGTTAG
- a CDS encoding hypothetical protein (NECATOR_CHRII.G7204.T3): MTSNVRSSLVYELFIHAHRIYSVMFFIAMIFIYFYKGSVLPYQYHVRVLELLIILAFAPIEAIRLSWGSRGNLTETPVFLGFSILLSVPLLLILLYLAVFQNYVLLIEAIIVGVSSILVIIETIVGLALCATLSTGSS, encoded by the exons ATGACATCAAATGTG aGGTCGTCGTTAGTCTATGAGCTTTTTATTCATGCCCACCGTATATATTCTGTGATGTTCTTCATTGCAAtgatttttatatatttctacaaag GTTCAGTTTTACCCTACCAATATCACGTACGTGTTCTAGAACTCCTGATAATACTTGCATTTGCACCGATTGAAGCTATACGACTATCGTGGG GAAGCCGAGGAAACTTGACGGAAACGCCGGTCTTTCTGGGATTCTCGATACTTCTTAGCGTTCCTTTGTTATTGATTCTCCTCTACTTGgccgtttttcagaactaTG ttcttcttaTCGAGGCCATTATTGTTGGAGTAAGCAGTATCCTGGTGATCATCGAGACTATAGTCGGCCTTGCGTTGTGTGCCACACTTTCAAC TGGCAGCAGTTAG
- a CDS encoding hypothetical protein (NECATOR_CHRII.G7206.T3) produces the protein MPRHSASSGSSTSTRPQSIRSRASSATSNGLDSNQIHFLFNKRGSHSSITTSSSQETSSPTSTTSSHSAQMEQIIKKSKVIMVTPHTGRGSLQIDRKDFSERFGAVEDTEGVQLCSQRPLAKQLTAPSLPLATKLLYVGEVVWQIDDIVYVGSQDAVANMNLLCRLNIEFVCDLCNEDGEEANRRRYDCPCLCPRRSQHFRYFVAMDVPETEKKCIDSKVNMTVLFDQFCDLVERGRKAGKSVLVCSAKGRNRAPAFCAAYLISKERMSRQQAVAKVLEQMSTMRPAPNISDFMQRALMRYQSSKGIQGVHDTSHTIPLFSIKRTAWT, from the exons ATGCCACGACATTCTGCATCCAGTGGGTCGTCCACATCAACAAGGCC CCAATCAATACGTTCACGAGCTTCCTCAGCGACTTCGAATGGGCTGGACTCGAACCAgatacattttctttttaacaaaCGTGGAAGTCATAGCAGTATAACGACGTCAAGTAGCCAAg AAACCTCCTCTCCCACGAGTACTACTTCATCGCATTCTGCACAAATGGAACAAATCATCAAGAAGAGCAAAGTGATCATGGTAACTCCACATACG GGTCGAGGATCGCTGCAGATCGATCGAAAAGACTTCTCAGAGCGGTTCGGTGCCGTGGAAGACACAGAGGGAGTCCAGCTCTGTTCACAGAGACCGCTCGCCAAACAACTTACTGCACCCAGTTTGCCACTCGCAACAAAGTTGCTCTACGTTGGAGAAGTTGTTTGGCAG ATTGATGATATCGTGTATGTGGGATCACAGGATGCAGTAGCGAACATGAATCTACTCTGTCGGCTGAATATTGAATTCGTTTGCGATTTGTGCAATGAAGATGGCGAAGAGGCCAACAG GAGGCGTTACGATTGTCCCTGCTTATGTCCTCGAAGATCTCAACACTTTCGTTACTTTGTCGCTATGGATGTGCCTGAAACCGAAAAGAAATGCATAGAT TCTAAAGTGAACATGACTGTGCTGTTTGATCAGTTTTGCGATCTCGTCGAGCGAGGAAGGAAGGCAGGGAAATCCGTTCTTGTTTGTAGTGCAAAAGGAAGGAACAG AGCCCCTGCGTTCTGTGCAGCGTATCTGATAAGCAAAGAGAGGATGAGCCGTCAGCAAGCAGTCGCAAAGGTTCTTGAACAG ATGAGCACTATGCGACCAGCTCCGAACATTTCGGATTTCATGCAAAGGGCCCTGATGAGGTACCAATCGTCGAAGGGAATCCAGGGGGTGCACGACACTTCGCACACCATCCCTTTGTTCAGCATTAAAAGAACTGCATGGACGTAA
- a CDS encoding hypothetical protein (NECATOR_CHRII.G7206.T2) — protein MIGNSSLFTFALCIQEYWLLVQTLPSGKKSYSDSRRKVAQINQVKLSKVLLPSAPSMPRHSASSGSSTSTRP, from the coding sequence ATGATCGGAAATTCAAGTCTCTTCACCTTCGCTCTGTGCATCCAGGAGTATTGGTTACTTGTACAAACTTTGCCTTCTGGAAAGAAGTCTTACTCTGATTCTAGAAGAAAAGTTGCTCAAATCAATCAGGTGAAGCTATCAAAGGTTCTGCTCCCGTCCGCACCTTCAATGCCACGACATTCTGCATCCAGTGGGTCGTCCACATCAACAAGGCCGTGA
- a CDS encoding hypothetical protein (NECATOR_CHRII.G7206.T1), with translation MVPPRFQPLSPPHCFRAQPLAQRQSIRSRASSATSNGLDSNQIHFLFNKRGSHSSITTSSSQETSSPTSTTSSHSAQMEQIIKKSKVIMVTPHTGRGSLQIDRKDFSERFGAVEDTEGVQLCSQRPLAKQLTAPSLPLATKLLYVGEVVWQIDDIVYVGSQDAVANMNLLCRLNIEFVCDLCNEDGEEANRRRYDCPCLCPRRSQHFRYFVAMDVPETEKKCIDSKVNMTVLFDQFCDLVERGRKAGKSVLVCSAKGRNRAPAFCAAYLISKERMSRQQAVAKVLEQMSTMRPAPNISDFMQRALMRYQSSKGIQGVHDTSHTIPLFSIKRTAWT, from the exons atggtcccacctcgattccaaccgctgtctccaccgcactgcttccgagcgcagccgcttgcgcaacg CCAATCAATACGTTCACGAGCTTCCTCAGCGACTTCGAATGGGCTGGACTCGAACCAgatacattttctttttaacaaaCGTGGAAGTCATAGCAGTATAACGACGTCAAGTAGCCAAg AAACCTCCTCTCCCACGAGTACTACTTCATCGCATTCTGCACAAATGGAACAAATCATCAAGAAGAGCAAAGTGATCATGGTAACTCCACATACG GGTCGAGGATCGCTGCAGATCGATCGAAAAGACTTCTCAGAGCGGTTCGGTGCCGTGGAAGACACAGAGGGAGTCCAGCTCTGTTCACAGAGACCGCTCGCCAAACAACTTACTGCACCCAGTTTGCCACTCGCAACAAAGTTGCTCTACGTTGGAGAAGTTGTTTGGCAG ATTGATGATATCGTGTATGTGGGATCACAGGATGCAGTAGCGAACATGAATCTACTCTGTCGGCTGAATATTGAATTCGTTTGCGATTTGTGCAATGAAGATGGCGAAGAGGCCAACAG GAGGCGTTACGATTGTCCCTGCTTATGTCCTCGAAGATCTCAACACTTTCGTTACTTTGTCGCTATGGATGTGCCTGAAACCGAAAAGAAATGCATAGAT TCTAAAGTGAACATGACTGTGCTGTTTGATCAGTTTTGCGATCTCGTCGAGCGAGGAAGGAAGGCAGGGAAATCCGTTCTTGTTTGTAGTGCAAAAGGAAGGAACAG AGCCCCTGCGTTCTGTGCAGCGTATCTGATAAGCAAAGAGAGGATGAGCCGTCAGCAAGCAGTCGCAAAGGTTCTTGAACAG ATGAGCACTATGCGACCAGCTCCGAACATTTCGGATTTCATGCAAAGGGCCCTGATGAGGTACCAATCGTCGAAGGGAATCCAGGGGGTGCACGACACTTCGCACACCATCCCTTTGTTCAGCATTAAAAGAACTGCATGGACGTAA
- a CDS encoding hypothetical protein (NECATOR_CHRII.G7204.T2) has translation MTSNVRSSLVYELFIHAHRIYSVMFFIAMIFIYFYKGSVLPYQYHVRVLELLIILAFAPIEAIRLSWGSRGNLTETPVFLGFSILLSVPLLLILLYLAVFQNYVHKRERLGKHSQNFLGKGSDCISYTTLFPVFGMNAAKKLCVLLIEAIIVGVSSILVIIETIVGLALCATLSTGAVIVLQVRGSATGTAQSTVRKCPCAFHPSDTIDSPRKSLSTLGRDLEPQNYGELNELTHPKRVE, from the exons ATGACATCAAATGTG aGGTCGTCGTTAGTCTATGAGCTTTTTATTCATGCCCACCGTATATATTCTGTGATGTTCTTCATTGCAAtgatttttatatatttctacaaag GTTCAGTTTTACCCTACCAATATCACGTACGTGTTCTAGAACTCCTGATAATACTTGCATTTGCACCGATTGAAGCTATACGACTATCGTGGG GAAGCCGAGGAAACTTGACGGAAACGCCGGTCTTTCTGGGATTCTCGATACTTCTTAGCGTTCCTTTGTTATTGATTCTCCTCTACTTGgccgtttttcagaactaTG TACACAAGAGGGAGAGACTCGGCAAGCATAGCCAGAATTTTCTTGGGAAAGGCAGCGATTGTATTTCCTACACAACTTTGTTCCCTGTATTTGGTATGAATGCTGCCAAAAAACTATGCG ttcttcttaTCGAGGCCATTATTGTTGGAGTAAGCAGTATCCTGGTGATCATCGAGACTATAGTCGGCCTTGCGTTGTGTGCCACACTTTCAAC TGGGGCAGTTATAGTGCTGCAGGTAAGAGGCTCCGCTACGGGGACGGCGCAATCGACGGTTCGAAAGTGCCCTTgtgcttttcatccctccgataCGATAGAcag TCCTCGGAAGTCACTATCTACGCTAGGACGAGATCTTGAGCCTCAAAACTATGGTGAACTAAACGagttgacgcatcccaagcgggttgAATAA